A region of the Thermoanaerobaculum aquaticum genome:
CAAGGCGCGCCAAACCGCGGGGCTCCACCACCTGGGCGGTGGCCCCCTGGAGGTCGAAGCGTTTGAGGAGGGCAAAGGTGCGAACCAACAAAAAACCGGGCTCGAAGGCGTAGGCAAGTCTCGCTGGTCCCTTGTGGATGAGCGCCAGGACCCATACGGCAATGGCTATGGGTAGCAGCAATACCAGCACCACTAGGTCCCAAGCTATGCCCCGTTTAGCCTGGGGATTGACCCGCAGGGCAAAGCTCGCCTGTTGCCGGTGGGAAACGGCGGCCAGGAAAGCTTCGGGATCCTGGGGCGCCAGCAGCACCCGGACACCGGAAGAAAAAGCGAGCAAAACCACGTCCTCGCCACAATCGGTTACCTGCCAAACCTTGCCTAGCTCAGGGTAGGTAAACCAACCTGCGCAGTAACCGGCGGACTGCTTCCCGGAAAGCCTTGTTCCCCCGGAAACGCGAACCACTTTGCTTTCCCGCAAGCCTTTTAGGGGGAAACTCGTGGTGTCTCCCCAAAGTCCCTCCTTGGTGTGCACCACAAGCCAGTTTGGGCTGACGGTAAAACTGGCCTCATGGTGAGG
Encoded here:
- a CDS encoding PH domain-containing protein, coding for MHTKEGLWGDTTSFPLKGLRESKVVRVSGGTRLSGKQSAGYCAGWFTYPELGKVWQVTDCGEDVVLLAFSSGVRVLLAPQDPEAFLAAVSHRQQASFALRVNPQAKRGIAWDLVVLVLLLPIAIAVWVLALIHKGPARLAYAFEPGFLLVRTFALLKRFDLQGATAQVVEPRGLARL